In the Leptospira limi genome, one interval contains:
- a CDS encoding N-acetylmuramoyl-L-alanine amidase family protein translates to METNPFFFQKRLILLLLIVFPCLVNAEVTKLPLYGKGNYVGFSDLKTILPELSTKLKKYTNVGSIYTPQGNIQFRIGSSFYTLDGKIYKIPKAILKKEDEVYLPLDLVEAILLNLIAYDVRYQFKETELMVLVPKENTPKRNLGVKAIIIDAGHGGKDPGTSDTTGYFEKEVSLGVARYTYLYLRKYYPEIRVEMVRKDDRFVELEDRSKFANRVLSDTRDVIFISFHCNASLSEKAAGFEVYYLSQSPSTENARETALIENRYIGKHKNPVVSQIQSQMLSSVTQRRSKKLADSVANQYEKALSPEIPARGVKKADFSVLRGSLMPAVLVEMGYLTNPEESKKLRDKTFQKKIARSVIKGIHEYASAKD, encoded by the coding sequence TTGGAAACGAATCCTTTCTTTTTTCAAAAAAGATTAATCCTTCTTTTACTGATTGTTTTCCCGTGTCTCGTAAACGCTGAAGTCACAAAACTTCCGCTTTACGGGAAAGGGAATTATGTTGGTTTTTCAGATTTAAAAACCATATTACCTGAACTTTCCACCAAACTAAAGAAATACACAAATGTGGGTTCCATTTACACACCACAAGGGAATATCCAATTCAGGATTGGCAGTAGTTTTTACACTTTGGATGGTAAGATTTATAAAATCCCAAAAGCTATTTTAAAGAAGGAGGATGAAGTTTACCTTCCTCTCGATTTAGTGGAAGCGATTTTACTCAATTTAATCGCGTATGATGTTCGTTACCAATTCAAAGAAACTGAACTCATGGTTCTTGTTCCCAAGGAAAATACCCCCAAACGAAACTTAGGTGTAAAAGCCATCATCATAGATGCTGGGCATGGAGGAAAGGACCCAGGGACTTCGGACACGACGGGGTATTTTGAAAAAGAAGTAAGCCTTGGTGTTGCCCGTTATACCTATTTGTACTTACGTAAATACTATCCAGAAATTCGAGTAGAGATGGTAAGAAAGGACGATCGATTTGTGGAACTCGAAGATCGTTCCAAATTTGCCAATCGTGTATTGTCTGATACAAGAGATGTGATTTTTATCAGTTTCCATTGTAATGCCTCTCTTTCCGAAAAAGCAGCTGGGTTCGAAGTGTATTACTTATCGCAAAGCCCAAGTACAGAAAACGCAAGGGAAACGGCTCTCATCGAAAATCGGTATATCGGAAAACACAAAAATCCTGTGGTTTCACAAATCCAGTCCCAAATGTTATCGAGTGTGACCCAAAGGCGTTCCAAAAAATTGGCAGATTCCGTCGCAAACCAATACGAAAAAGCCCTTAGCCCTGAAATTCCCGCAAGAGGAGTGAAAAAGGCCGATTTTTCCGTCTTGCGAGGAAGCCTTATGCCTGCTGTACTTGTGGAAATGGGGTATCTCACAAACCCTGAAGAAAGTAAAAAACTGCGAGATAAAACCTTCCAAAAGAAAATTGCTCGGAGTGTGATTAAAGGAATTCATGAATACGCATCTGCAAAAGATTAA
- a CDS encoding flagellin N-terminal helical domain-containing protein produces the protein MIINHNMSAIQSHRALKFTQWDVDKTMRNLSTGQRINLAGDDASGLAVSEKLRTQIRGLRQAERNTEDGLSFIQTAEGYLDQSAEIIQRIRTLAIQTSNGIYTPEDRQLVQVEVSALVDEIDRIASQAEFNKMKLFEGDFARKSTKASMWFHMGANARQRERFYIGTMTSKALKMSEGAIKIALSTPGKADEAIAKADFALNKIMKQRADMGAYQNRLESTAKGLMGAYENMQASESRIRDADMAEEMVALTTKQILVQSGTAMLAQASLRPNSVLRLLNNA, from the coding sequence ATGATTATCAATCACAACATGAGTGCGATACAATCACATCGTGCTCTCAAGTTTACACAATGGGATGTAGATAAGACCATGAGGAACCTCTCCACTGGGCAAAGGATTAACCTTGCCGGTGATGATGCTTCTGGTCTTGCTGTTTCGGAAAAACTACGAACACAAATTCGTGGTTTACGTCAGGCGGAAAGGAATACGGAAGATGGACTTAGTTTCATCCAGACTGCAGAGGGTTACCTTGACCAGTCGGCTGAAATCATCCAACGAATCCGGACCTTAGCGATCCAGACTTCGAACGGAATCTACACACCTGAGGACAGGCAACTCGTGCAGGTAGAAGTATCTGCGCTGGTGGATGAGATCGATCGAATCGCTTCGCAAGCAGAGTTCAACAAAATGAAACTGTTTGAAGGAGACTTCGCTCGAAAGTCAACGAAAGCATCGATGTGGTTTCACATGGGAGCAAACGCAAGGCAAAGAGAGCGTTTCTACATTGGAACTATGACTTCGAAAGCTCTTAAGATGTCAGAAGGGGCAATTAAAATTGCACTCTCTACACCTGGAAAAGCAGACGAAGCGATTGCAAAAGCGGACTTCGCCTTGAACAAGATCATGAAGCAGAGAGCAGATATGGGAGCTTATCAAAATAGGCTCGAAAGTACTGCAAAAGGCCTCATGGGTGCATACGAAAATATGCAAGCATCCGAATCAAGGATTAGGGACGCAGATATGGCTGAGGAAATGGTAGCGCTCACGACGAAACAAATTCTCGTGCAAAGCGGTACGGCAATGCTAGCGCAAGCCAGCCTCAGACCAAATTCTGTACTACGACTTTTGAATAACGCTTAA
- a CDS encoding LIC_10740 family protein, translating to MNTHLQKIKELLKNYWEFLKIVSIRFYKIGTGETKLTRDFIFLFGSWFSLLLFFSFFILAEQNPFRLLVPFQLYSYPSLDHRESIIVYISNGEGEQIPIHRKVLKQEEPTALIYQIVGEVGAPPYFDSVEALAKDGKLFSPKKLLDIRFAIKQSWFLDQNQKLVIDWNTNRLESIMEKYRLPRTKSEDDSADADEENSNAPVDTITYYTGGMETGPKESEEVLNKRRIQAMDQTLRALNASLFENFKEVKTIEHKFSGNSNPVYQWETISPLATR from the coding sequence ATGAATACGCATCTGCAAAAGATTAAAGAGTTACTTAAGAACTATTGGGAATTTTTAAAAATCGTTTCCATTCGGTTTTATAAAATTGGAACAGGCGAAACCAAACTCACTCGTGATTTTATTTTTTTATTTGGTTCATGGTTTAGTTTACTTTTGTTTTTTAGTTTTTTCATCTTGGCGGAACAAAATCCATTCCGTCTGTTAGTTCCCTTCCAATTGTATTCCTATCCTTCTTTGGACCATAGGGAATCCATCATTGTCTATATTTCCAACGGAGAAGGGGAACAAATCCCAATTCACAGAAAGGTATTAAAACAAGAAGAACCTACGGCTCTCATTTACCAAATTGTTGGTGAGGTTGGTGCACCACCTTATTTTGATTCGGTGGAAGCATTGGCAAAAGATGGGAAACTTTTTTCCCCTAAAAAACTTTTGGACATTCGGTTTGCGATCAAACAATCTTGGTTTCTTGATCAAAATCAAAAATTGGTAATTGATTGGAATACAAATCGTTTAGAGTCCATCATGGAAAAATACCGATTACCACGTACCAAATCAGAAGATGATTCGGCCGATGCCGACGAAGAAAATTCCAATGCACCTGTTGACACCATCACTTATTACACTGGTGGTATGGAAACTGGTCCCAAAGAATCCGAAGAAGTATTAAACAAACGAAGGATCCAAGCAATGGATCAAACCTTACGTGCGTTAAATGCAAGTCTTTTTGAAAACTTCAAAGAAGTCAAAACCATCGAACATAAATTTTCAGGAAATTCCAATCCCGTATACCAATGGGAAACCATTTCTCCTCTCGCCACTCGTTAA
- a CDS encoding flagellin N-terminal helical domain-containing protein, with translation MIINHNLAAINSHRVLKFQNEEVSKNMEKLSSGMRINRAGDDASGLAVSEKMRTQVNGLRQAERNTEDGMSLIQTTEGYLQESNDIIQRIRTLAIQSSNGIYTEEDRQMIQVEVSQLIDEVDRIASQAEFNKMNLLQGDFARGSRTTSMWFHLGPNMHQRERVFIATMTARSLNLKGQSGELLSLSTADKSNDAIGTLDAALTRISKQRANLGAYFNRLEHTAKGLMNAYENTQASESRIRDADMAEETVAFTKNQILVQSGTAMLAQANVRPQGVLSLLR, from the coding sequence ATGATCATAAACCACAATTTAGCCGCGATCAACTCACATCGCGTCCTCAAGTTCCAAAACGAGGAAGTTTCCAAGAACATGGAAAAACTATCCTCTGGTATGCGAATCAACCGAGCAGGTGATGATGCATCAGGCCTTGCCGTTTCGGAAAAAATGAGAACGCAAGTGAATGGTCTTAGACAAGCAGAAAGAAATACCGAAGACGGTATGAGCCTTATCCAAACAACGGAAGGGTATTTGCAAGAATCGAATGATATCATTCAAAGAATTCGAACTCTTGCAATTCAATCGTCTAACGGTATTTATACTGAAGAAGACAGACAAATGATCCAAGTTGAAGTTTCACAACTTATCGACGAAGTGGACAGAATTGCTTCTCAAGCTGAATTCAATAAAATGAATTTACTTCAAGGGGATTTTGCACGTGGATCTAGAACAACCTCCATGTGGTTTCATTTGGGACCAAACATGCACCAAAGAGAAAGAGTGTTCATTGCTACAATGACAGCACGTTCACTTAATCTTAAAGGTCAAAGTGGAGAACTCTTGTCTTTGTCAACTGCTGATAAGTCAAATGATGCGATCGGAACTTTGGATGCTGCGTTAACACGTATTAGCAAACAAAGAGCAAACTTAGGTGCTTACTTTAACCGTCTTGAGCATACTGCAAAAGGGCTCATGAACGCTTATGAGAATACCCAAGCTTCCGAGTCTAGGATCCGTGATGCGGATATGGCAGAAGAAACTGTGGCTTTCACAAAGAACCAGATTTTAGTTCAATCTGGAACTGCTATGTTAGCTCAGGCGAATGTTCGTCCACAAGGAGTTCTTTCTCTCCTTCGTTAA